The genomic window ATAATGTGCCGCGAACTGTTGACGACTGCCCCCAATCCGGCGGAGGTAAAGCCAGCCAGCACGTCTTGGGCACCGCCGCCCTGGGCGCCAAAGCCGGGGATCAGGATGTAAGCACTGGGCATTTTTTCGCGTAACTCGGCTAATTGCTCCGGGTAAGTCGCCCCGACGACCGCGCCGATCGGGCCGAACCCGCACTCGCCACGCCGCGTGGAACTGAATTCCTCTACCTTGGCGGCCACGGTCTGGTACACCGATTGGCCTTCGCTGCTGCGGTCTTGCAGCATACCGCCGCCGGGATTGGAGGTTTTTACCAATACAAATACGCCGGCGTTGCGTCGATCGCATTGGGCCACGAACGGGTCCAAGCTGTCCGCTCCTAGGTAGGGGCTGACCGTCAGCGAATCGCTGCCCCAAACGCTGGCTTCGCCGGCGCCTAAATACGCGTCCGCATAGGCCTCGGCAGTGCTGCCGATGTCATTGCGTTTGCCATCCAGGATCGTCAACAGCCCCTTGTTGTGAGCGTGTTGGATGACGCGGTGCAGCGCCTGCATCCCAGCCGGTCCGAGTTGTTCAAAGAAGGCGGCCTGTGGTTTGACGACCGGAACCTTGTCGGCCACCACGTCGATGATTTCGGTGCAGAAGGTCTCGAAGCCAGCCGCCCAGTCAGCGACCGAAGCTCCTTCACCGGGTTGCAACCCCTGCGGCAACGATTGCCGTCGCGGGTCCAGCCCCACGCACGTCACCGACTTCGTCGCCAGGATCCGCTGCGTCAATCGATCACTAAAGCAAACAGACATGATGCCAACCAAAAAATACAGAGTGTAAAAATGCCGTAGCCGAAGTCACCAGACTTTGGACTCGCAGGCTGTTAGAGCCATTTTTCGCAGCCAAAAAACCCTCCCCTCGCTGACGCTCGACCCTCCCAGGGGGAGGGTCGATTGGCCGTCCGCTCACGATTCGATGCGACCAAGTCAGGCGTCGCCTAATCCATCCGCACGCCGACGGTTAACAAGATGTTGGCGTACCGCTGTT from Roseimaritima ulvae includes these protein-coding regions:
- the pyrF gene encoding orotidine-5'-phosphate decarboxylase, with product MSVCFSDRLTQRILATKSVTCVGLDPRRQSLPQGLQPGEGASVADWAAGFETFCTEIIDVVADKVPVVKPQAAFFEQLGPAGMQALHRVIQHAHNKGLLTILDGKRNDIGSTAEAYADAYLGAGEASVWGSDSLTVSPYLGADSLDPFVAQCDRRNAGVFVLVKTSNPGGGMLQDRSSEGQSVYQTVAAKVEEFSSTRRGECGFGPIGAVVGATYPEQLAELREKMPSAYILIPGFGAQGGGAQDVLAGFTSAGLGAVVNSSRHIIFAHRRPEYADKFGEANWQDAVAAATDEMNQQLACVFGQ